The following proteins are encoded in a genomic region of Phycodurus eques isolate BA_2022a chromosome 11, UOR_Pequ_1.1, whole genome shotgun sequence:
- the msh6 gene encoding DNA mismatch repair protein Msh6 isoform X1 has product MAKQSSLFNFFSKSPPPVSKPKPRAHPSSVDKSTSSPKEEAKLHSSKATKVKPKIVVKNSKGGFNKLFSDNASTAKHVSSTCVFSAGSLVWTKLEGHPWWPCMVVPQPLTGQQMRGRGRAHRIHVHFFDEPSTRGWVSTKYIREYKGSDSSDAKTGGLFFSGNPKIRHAMELADKVLFDSPQKRLKMPLCTDPSDEEEEVEMQLDKSTVTDDEISDEDQDKNEELKSSEVSPRLTRSKGNKAKRRRIVVASDSEGSDDEFKPEQATSSSEDEEEGVTVSSEAKEAESPQESEAESPVKPVKRKRPTEKPAIAKPKIASTPSGAPKRVPPSIAVDTKSRLSVFSAHDSFDSQANGSATVGGSTIWDHEKLEWLQNHRRKDSQRRKVTDEGYDPTTLYVPEDFNNRNTPGMRQWWFIKSRLLDTVIFYKVGKFYELYHMDAVIGVNELGLTFMKGTWAHSGFPEIGFARFSGVLVQKGYKVARVEQTETPEMMEARCKTLVKPTKFDRVVKREVCRIITRGTQTYSVLDGTPAESQSKFLLSLKEKPEDEGKGGCCRVYGVCFVDTSVGFFHVGQFPDDRHCSRLRTLIAHFAPAEVLFEKGNPSVETRKILKASLATVLQEGLNSSTQFWDAQKTLKTLSEEDYFRTSAGKDHGTGSSFLPGILKKMTSGSDLLGLTPKEGYELALSSLGGCIFYLKKCLVDQELLSMANFEEYIPVDVEMEKSARRKSVFARTRQCMVLDGVTLANLEIFQNGSGGTEGTLLERLDTCSSPFGKRLLKQWLCAPLCNPRSIRDRLDALEDLMAAQAQVSEVSDLLKKLPDLERLLSKIHSIGTPLKGQDHPDSRAVLYEEVTYSKRKIADFLSAFEGFQTMQEIVNVFAAVTGNFQSTLLCKVVSLKSDNGGLFPDLSAELKRWETAFDHQKARATGVISPKKGFDSEYDQALVGIKSCERKLQDYLDRQKKRIGCKNMAYWGTGRNRFQMEVPDSISERNIPEEYEVKSTKKGWKRYVTKESEQLFYELQGFEEKRDAALKDCMRRLFYNFDKNYSNWKTAVECMAVLDVLLALTRYSQGGDGPMTRPQVVLPDGDKQVAPFLELTGSRHPCVTKTFFGDNFIPNDIYIGCPRGSKEDDMQKSHASCVLVTGPNMGGKSTLMRQCGLVIVLAQLGCFVPAVSLRFTPVDRVFTRLGASDRIMAGKEKKEEGEKKTTFSALLLIIFSAIGESTFFVELSETACILHHATKHSLVLLDELGRGTATYDGTAIACAVVKELAEKICCRTLFSTHYHSLVEDFVNNPAVCLGHMACMVENECEDPSQETITFLYKFISGACPKSYGFNAARLASLPEEVIQSGHRKAREFEKSTISLRLFKKLCQFAEDPRQDKSHFAALVQMIQSI; this is encoded by the exons AGTGCGGGTTCTCTTGTGTGGACAAAGCTGGAGGGGCACCCATGGTGGCCATGCATGGTGGTACCTCAACCTTTGACCGGACAGCAGATGCGAGGCCGGGGTCGGGCCCACCGCATAcatgttcatttctttgatGAACCGTCCACACGGGGATGGGTCAGCACCAAGTACATCAGAGAGTACAAAG GTTCTGACAGTAGTGATGCTAAAACTGGAGGGTTGTTTTTCAGTGGGAATCCTAAAATCCGCCATGCAATGGAGCTTGCAGACAAAGTATTGTTTGATAGCCCACAAAAACGATTAAAGATGCCTCTTTGCACAGATCCCtcggatgaggaagaggaggtagAAATGCAG cTTGATAAATCTACAGTGACTGATGATGAGATCAGTGATGAGGATCAAGACAAAAATGAGGAGTTAAAGTCATCCGAGGTCAGTCCACGTCTAACCCGGTCCAAGGGAAATAAAGCCAAGCGCCGCCGCATAGTCGTGGCCTCAGATAGCGAGGGATCCGATGATGAATTCAAACCAGAGCAAGCCACAAGCAGCAGTGAGGACGAAGAAGAAGGAGTCACAGTGAGCAGTGAGGCCAAAGAAGCAGAGAGCCCACAAGAGTCTGAAGCGGAAAGCCCGGTTAAGCCTGTAAAGCGTAAACGTCCCACGGAGAAGCCTGCGATTGCAAAGCCAAAGATAGCCAGCACCCCTTCCGGTGCACCAAAACGAGTTCCACCATCTATAGCTGTTGACACAAAGTCTCGTTTATCAGTCTTTTCAGCCCATGACAGCTTTGATAGCCAAGCCAATGGGTCAGCCACAGTTGGCGGATCCACAATTTGGGACCACGAGAAGCTGGAGTGGTTACAGAATCACAGGAGGAAAGACAGTCAAAGGCGTAAAGTGACGGATGAGGGATATGATCCTACCACTCTGTATGTGCCAGAAGACTTCAACAACAGAAACACTCCTGGTATGCGTCAGTGGTGGTTTATCAAATCCAGGTTGTTGGACACCGTTATTTTCTACAAAGTTGGAAAGTTCTACGAACTCTACCACATGGATGCTGTGATCGGAGTCAATGAGCTTGGACTGACTTTTATGAAAGGGACCTGGGCACATTCTGGCTTTCCAGAGATTGGTTTTGCACGCTTCTCAGGTGTACTAGTCCAGAAGGGCTACAAGGTGGCACGTGTGGAGCAGACTGAAACCCCAGAGATGATGGAAGCCCGATGTAAGACTCTGGTCAAGCCCACTAAGTTTGACCGTGTTGTGAAAAGAGAGGTGTGCAGGATCATTACGCGGGGCACCCAAACCTACAGCGTGTTGGACGGTACTCCTGCTGAGAGTCAGAGCAAGTTTCTGTTAAGTTTAAAGGAAAAACCTGAAGATGAAGGAAAGGGTGGTTGTTGCCGTGTCTATGGAGTCTGCTTTGTAGATACTTCTGTGGGCTTCTTCCATGTTGGTCAGTTTCCAGACGACCGGCATTGTTCACGTCTACGCACCCTGATTGCACACTTTGCCCCTGCTGAAGTACTTTTCGAAAAGGGGAACCCATCCGTTGAAACACGCAAAATACTAAAGGCTTCTCTCGCTACAGTGCTACAGGAGGGACTGAATTCAAGCACTCAgttctgggatgctcagaagaCTCTGAAAACGCTTTCAGAGGAAGACTACTTTAGAACAAGTGCAGGCAAGGACCATGGGACAGGGAGTAGTTTTCTCCCTggtattcttaaaaaaatgacCTCTGGGAGTGATTTGCTTGGTCTTACCCCCAAGGAGGGCTACGAACTGGCACTCTCGTCATTGGGTGGATGTATCTTCTACTTAAAGAAGTGTCTTGTAGACCAGGAGCTACTCTCCATGGCGAACTTCGAAGAATACATCCCTGTCGATGTGGAAATGGAGAAATCTGCCAGACGAAAAAGTGTCTTTGCTCGGACACGCCAATGCATGGTCTTGGATGGAGTGACTCTGGCAAACCTTGAGATATTTCAGAATGGCTCTGGCGGTACAGAGGGAACGCTGCTCGAGCGCCTCGACACTTGCTCCAGCCCCTTTGGAAAGCGGCTACTCAAGCAGTGGCTCTGTGCTCCTCTCTGTAACCCAAGATCCATCAGGGACAGACTGGATGCACTGGAAGACCTGATGGCTGCTCAAGCACAAGTGTCTGAAGTTTCAGACCTCCTTAAGAAGCTTCCAGATTTAGAGCGCCTCCTGAGTAAAATTCACAGCATTGGCACACCACTGAAGGGGCAAGACCACCCAGACAGCAGGGCGGTTCTCTATGAGGAGGTCACCTACAGTAAGAGAAAAATAGCAGACTTTCTTTCAGCATTTGAAGGTTTCCAAACGATGCAGGAGATTGTCAATGtctttgcagcagttactggtAACTTTCAGTCCACATTACTCTGCAAAGTGGTCAGTCTTAAGAGTGACAATGGTGGTCTTTTTCCTGACCTGTCTGCTGAACTCAAGCGCTGGGAGACAGCCTTCGACCACCAAAAAGCTCGGGCCACTGGTGTCATTAGCCCGAAGAAGGGCTTTGACTCAGAATATGACCAGGCTCTGGTAGGCATCAAGAGTTGCGAGCGAAAGCTACAGGATTATCTTGACCGACAGAAAAAGAGAATAGGCTGCAAGAACATGGCGTACTGGGGTACTGGGCGAAATCGCTTTCAGATGGAGGTGCCCGACAGCATCTCTGAGAGGAATATTCCAGAAGAATATGAGGTGAAGTCGACAAAAAAAGGCTGGAAGCGTTACGTGACGAAGGAGTCTGAGCAGCTGTTCTACGAGTTACAAGGATTTGAGGAGAAGAGAGACGCTGCTCTGAAAGACTGCATGAGGAGGCTCTTCTACAACTTTGACAAGAACTACAGCAACTGGAAGACTGCGGTGGAGTGCATGGCTGTGCTCG ACGTTCTATTGGCCTTAACACGATACAGCCAAGGGGGAGATGGTCCAATGACCAGGCCACAGGTGGTTCTCCCGGATGGGGATAAGCAAGTAGCACCCTTCCTCGAGCTCACTGGTTCTCGTCACCCTTGTGTTACCAAGACATTCTTTGGCGACAACTTCATTCCTAATGACATCTACATCGGCTGCCCCCGTGGCAGCAAGGAAGATGACATGCAAAAAAGTCATGCCTCCTGTGTCCTCGTCACAGGGCCCAATATGGGTGGAAAGTCGACTCTCATGAGACAG TGTGGACTTGTGATTGTGCTCGCTCAGTTGGGTTGCTTCGTTCCTGCCGTGAGTCTGCGTTTCACACCAGTCGATCGAGTCTTCACTCGGCTGGGAGCTTCCGATCGTATCATGgctggtaaagaaaaaaaagaagagggggaaaaaaaaacaacattttctgcACTTCTTTTAATCATCTTCTCTGCTATAGGAGAGAGCACCTTCTTTGTTGAGTTGAGCGAGACTGCATGTATTCTGCACCATGCCACCAAACACTCACTTGTGCTTCTGGATGAATTAG GAAGGGGCACGGCCACATACGATGGCACAGCCATCGCCTGCGCTGTTGTGAAGGAGCTCGCTGAAAAGATCTGCTGTCGTACCCTCTTCTCTACACACTACCACTCCCTGGTGGAGGACTTCGTCAACAATCCTGCGGTGTGCCTCGGCCACATG GCGTGCATGGTGGAGAACGAGTGTGAGGATCCAAGCCAAGAGACCATTACTTTCCTCTACAAGTTCATCTCTGGGGCATGTCCCAAGAGCTATGGCTTCAATGCTGCTCGACTTGCCAGCCTACCAGAAGAGGTCATTCAGTCAGGGCACAGAAAGGCCAGAGAGTTTGAGAAGAGCACCATCAGCCTTAGACTCTTCAA GAAGCTCTGCCAGTTTGCAGAAGACCCCAGACAGGACAAGTCCCACTTTGCTGCACTTGTTCAGATGATCCAAAGCATATAA
- the msh6 gene encoding DNA mismatch repair protein Msh6 isoform X2, with protein MAKQSSLFNFFSKSPPPVSKPKPRAHPSSVDKSTSSPKEEAKLHSSKATKVKPKIVVKNSKGGFNKLFSDNASTAKHVSSTCVFSAGSLVWTKLEGHPWWPCMVVPQPLTGQQMRGRGRAHRIHVHFFDEPSTRGWVSTKYIREYKGSDSSDAKTGGLFFSGNPKIRHAMELADKVLFDSPQKRLKMPLCTDPSDEEEEVEMQLDKSTVTDDEISDEDQDKNEELKSSEVSPRLTRSKGNKAKRRRIVVASDSEGSDDEFKPEQATSSSEDEEEGVTVSSEAKEAESPQESEAESPVKPVKRKRPTEKPAIAKPKIASTPSGAPKRVPPSIAVDTKSRLSVFSAHDSFDSQANGSATVGGSTIWDHEKLEWLQNHRRKDSQRRKVTDEGYDPTTLYVPEDFNNRNTPGMRQWWFIKSRLLDTVIFYKVGKFYELYHMDAVIGVNELGLTFMKGTWAHSGFPEIGFARFSGVLVQKGYKVARVEQTETPEMMEARCKTLVKPTKFDRVVKREVCRIITRGTQTYSVLDGTPAESQSKFLLSLKEKPEDEGKGGCCRVYGVCFVDTSVGFFHVGQFPDDRHCSRLRTLIAHFAPAEVLFEKGNPSVETRKILKASLATVLQEGLNSSTQFWDAQKTLKTLSEEDYFRTSAGKDHGTGSSFLPGILKKMTSGSDLLGLTPKEGYELALSSLGGCIFYLKKCLVDQELLSMANFEEYIPVDVEMEKSARRKSVFARTRQCMVLDGVTLANLEIFQNGSGGTEGTLLERLDTCSSPFGKRLLKQWLCAPLCNPRSIRDRLDALEDLMAAQAQVSEVSDLLKKLPDLERLLSKIHSIGTPLKGQDHPDSRAVLYEEVTYSKRKIADFLSAFEGFQTMQEIVNVFAAVTGNFQSTLLCKVVSLKSDNGGLFPDLSAELKRWETAFDHQKARATGVISPKKGFDSEYDQALVGIKSCERKLQDYLDRQKKRIGCKNMAYWGTGRNRFQMEVPDSISERNIPEEYEVKSTKKGWKRYVTKESEQLFYELQGFEEKRDAALKDCMRRLFYNFDKNYSNWKTAVECMAVLDVLLALTRYSQGGDGPMTRPQVVLPDGDKQVAPFLELTGSRHPCVTKTFFGDNFIPNDIYIGCPRGSKEDDMQKSHASCVLVTGPNMGGKSTLMRQCGLVIVLAQLGCFVPAVSLRFTPVDRVFTRLGASDRIMAGESTFFVELSETACILHHATKHSLVLLDELGRGTATYDGTAIACAVVKELAEKICCRTLFSTHYHSLVEDFVNNPAVCLGHMACMVENECEDPSQETITFLYKFISGACPKSYGFNAARLASLPEEVIQSGHRKAREFEKSTISLRLFKKLCQFAEDPRQDKSHFAALVQMIQSI; from the exons AGTGCGGGTTCTCTTGTGTGGACAAAGCTGGAGGGGCACCCATGGTGGCCATGCATGGTGGTACCTCAACCTTTGACCGGACAGCAGATGCGAGGCCGGGGTCGGGCCCACCGCATAcatgttcatttctttgatGAACCGTCCACACGGGGATGGGTCAGCACCAAGTACATCAGAGAGTACAAAG GTTCTGACAGTAGTGATGCTAAAACTGGAGGGTTGTTTTTCAGTGGGAATCCTAAAATCCGCCATGCAATGGAGCTTGCAGACAAAGTATTGTTTGATAGCCCACAAAAACGATTAAAGATGCCTCTTTGCACAGATCCCtcggatgaggaagaggaggtagAAATGCAG cTTGATAAATCTACAGTGACTGATGATGAGATCAGTGATGAGGATCAAGACAAAAATGAGGAGTTAAAGTCATCCGAGGTCAGTCCACGTCTAACCCGGTCCAAGGGAAATAAAGCCAAGCGCCGCCGCATAGTCGTGGCCTCAGATAGCGAGGGATCCGATGATGAATTCAAACCAGAGCAAGCCACAAGCAGCAGTGAGGACGAAGAAGAAGGAGTCACAGTGAGCAGTGAGGCCAAAGAAGCAGAGAGCCCACAAGAGTCTGAAGCGGAAAGCCCGGTTAAGCCTGTAAAGCGTAAACGTCCCACGGAGAAGCCTGCGATTGCAAAGCCAAAGATAGCCAGCACCCCTTCCGGTGCACCAAAACGAGTTCCACCATCTATAGCTGTTGACACAAAGTCTCGTTTATCAGTCTTTTCAGCCCATGACAGCTTTGATAGCCAAGCCAATGGGTCAGCCACAGTTGGCGGATCCACAATTTGGGACCACGAGAAGCTGGAGTGGTTACAGAATCACAGGAGGAAAGACAGTCAAAGGCGTAAAGTGACGGATGAGGGATATGATCCTACCACTCTGTATGTGCCAGAAGACTTCAACAACAGAAACACTCCTGGTATGCGTCAGTGGTGGTTTATCAAATCCAGGTTGTTGGACACCGTTATTTTCTACAAAGTTGGAAAGTTCTACGAACTCTACCACATGGATGCTGTGATCGGAGTCAATGAGCTTGGACTGACTTTTATGAAAGGGACCTGGGCACATTCTGGCTTTCCAGAGATTGGTTTTGCACGCTTCTCAGGTGTACTAGTCCAGAAGGGCTACAAGGTGGCACGTGTGGAGCAGACTGAAACCCCAGAGATGATGGAAGCCCGATGTAAGACTCTGGTCAAGCCCACTAAGTTTGACCGTGTTGTGAAAAGAGAGGTGTGCAGGATCATTACGCGGGGCACCCAAACCTACAGCGTGTTGGACGGTACTCCTGCTGAGAGTCAGAGCAAGTTTCTGTTAAGTTTAAAGGAAAAACCTGAAGATGAAGGAAAGGGTGGTTGTTGCCGTGTCTATGGAGTCTGCTTTGTAGATACTTCTGTGGGCTTCTTCCATGTTGGTCAGTTTCCAGACGACCGGCATTGTTCACGTCTACGCACCCTGATTGCACACTTTGCCCCTGCTGAAGTACTTTTCGAAAAGGGGAACCCATCCGTTGAAACACGCAAAATACTAAAGGCTTCTCTCGCTACAGTGCTACAGGAGGGACTGAATTCAAGCACTCAgttctgggatgctcagaagaCTCTGAAAACGCTTTCAGAGGAAGACTACTTTAGAACAAGTGCAGGCAAGGACCATGGGACAGGGAGTAGTTTTCTCCCTggtattcttaaaaaaatgacCTCTGGGAGTGATTTGCTTGGTCTTACCCCCAAGGAGGGCTACGAACTGGCACTCTCGTCATTGGGTGGATGTATCTTCTACTTAAAGAAGTGTCTTGTAGACCAGGAGCTACTCTCCATGGCGAACTTCGAAGAATACATCCCTGTCGATGTGGAAATGGAGAAATCTGCCAGACGAAAAAGTGTCTTTGCTCGGACACGCCAATGCATGGTCTTGGATGGAGTGACTCTGGCAAACCTTGAGATATTTCAGAATGGCTCTGGCGGTACAGAGGGAACGCTGCTCGAGCGCCTCGACACTTGCTCCAGCCCCTTTGGAAAGCGGCTACTCAAGCAGTGGCTCTGTGCTCCTCTCTGTAACCCAAGATCCATCAGGGACAGACTGGATGCACTGGAAGACCTGATGGCTGCTCAAGCACAAGTGTCTGAAGTTTCAGACCTCCTTAAGAAGCTTCCAGATTTAGAGCGCCTCCTGAGTAAAATTCACAGCATTGGCACACCACTGAAGGGGCAAGACCACCCAGACAGCAGGGCGGTTCTCTATGAGGAGGTCACCTACAGTAAGAGAAAAATAGCAGACTTTCTTTCAGCATTTGAAGGTTTCCAAACGATGCAGGAGATTGTCAATGtctttgcagcagttactggtAACTTTCAGTCCACATTACTCTGCAAAGTGGTCAGTCTTAAGAGTGACAATGGTGGTCTTTTTCCTGACCTGTCTGCTGAACTCAAGCGCTGGGAGACAGCCTTCGACCACCAAAAAGCTCGGGCCACTGGTGTCATTAGCCCGAAGAAGGGCTTTGACTCAGAATATGACCAGGCTCTGGTAGGCATCAAGAGTTGCGAGCGAAAGCTACAGGATTATCTTGACCGACAGAAAAAGAGAATAGGCTGCAAGAACATGGCGTACTGGGGTACTGGGCGAAATCGCTTTCAGATGGAGGTGCCCGACAGCATCTCTGAGAGGAATATTCCAGAAGAATATGAGGTGAAGTCGACAAAAAAAGGCTGGAAGCGTTACGTGACGAAGGAGTCTGAGCAGCTGTTCTACGAGTTACAAGGATTTGAGGAGAAGAGAGACGCTGCTCTGAAAGACTGCATGAGGAGGCTCTTCTACAACTTTGACAAGAACTACAGCAACTGGAAGACTGCGGTGGAGTGCATGGCTGTGCTCG ACGTTCTATTGGCCTTAACACGATACAGCCAAGGGGGAGATGGTCCAATGACCAGGCCACAGGTGGTTCTCCCGGATGGGGATAAGCAAGTAGCACCCTTCCTCGAGCTCACTGGTTCTCGTCACCCTTGTGTTACCAAGACATTCTTTGGCGACAACTTCATTCCTAATGACATCTACATCGGCTGCCCCCGTGGCAGCAAGGAAGATGACATGCAAAAAAGTCATGCCTCCTGTGTCCTCGTCACAGGGCCCAATATGGGTGGAAAGTCGACTCTCATGAGACAG TGTGGACTTGTGATTGTGCTCGCTCAGTTGGGTTGCTTCGTTCCTGCCGTGAGTCTGCGTTTCACACCAGTCGATCGAGTCTTCACTCGGCTGGGAGCTTCCGATCGTATCATGgctg GAGAGAGCACCTTCTTTGTTGAGTTGAGCGAGACTGCATGTATTCTGCACCATGCCACCAAACACTCACTTGTGCTTCTGGATGAATTAG GAAGGGGCACGGCCACATACGATGGCACAGCCATCGCCTGCGCTGTTGTGAAGGAGCTCGCTGAAAAGATCTGCTGTCGTACCCTCTTCTCTACACACTACCACTCCCTGGTGGAGGACTTCGTCAACAATCCTGCGGTGTGCCTCGGCCACATG GCGTGCATGGTGGAGAACGAGTGTGAGGATCCAAGCCAAGAGACCATTACTTTCCTCTACAAGTTCATCTCTGGGGCATGTCCCAAGAGCTATGGCTTCAATGCTGCTCGACTTGCCAGCCTACCAGAAGAGGTCATTCAGTCAGGGCACAGAAAGGCCAGAGAGTTTGAGAAGAGCACCATCAGCCTTAGACTCTTCAA GAAGCTCTGCCAGTTTGCAGAAGACCCCAGACAGGACAAGTCCCACTTTGCTGCACTTGTTCAGATGATCCAAAGCATATAA